AAAAGGTAAGTAAAGCCATTGTTCCAAAACCTGCCATAAATCCAATGACCCATCTGCCGGCAGGCAAGCGCCAAAATTCAAATTGATTGGTTTGGAAACGCCGGGCAAGCACCATGCCCAAGGCAAACTCCCATAAATACATTGGAAAAAACCTGCTCCATAGTTTATGCTCAGGTTGGGGACTGAGGTACAAAATGCCAAAATAGACCAGAGAGATGCCTAGGCAAATGATCAAAAAACGAACATTGCCTAATTTTTCGAGAACATTGCGTAACAAAGGAAACAATAGGTAGAGTTGTAAAATGGTGCTAATGAACCAGAACTGAATACCAAATACATAAAAAATCTCTAAGTCAACCAATTGCACAAAAAATAGTGTGCCCAGGTAGGCATACCAGTCCATTTTGGGGTGTACAGTTACAAAAAAGTTGATGATGAAAAGTAAGGTGACAAAGAAATAATAAGGGAGTAGTATTTTGGTTGCACGTCGTCGCAAAAAGTGTTGCCAACCCCGGTATTGACCCAAAGCGAGCCCAAAACCTGAAAGTAATATAAAGACATGGATACCTGTGCCCCCTAAGGGTACCGCCTTGGCCAACCAACCGGGTAGGGGTACTCGTTGGAAGTAGTGCATCATGACAATGGTAAAAATTGAAAACCCCTTGGCAAAATCTATAAATGTGATCTTTTTATTAGGCATAACAAACTAATTCAACGGAGCGAGAATAATTGTTTGGCATTCAATTGTCTGACATCGTGAATGGGCAATGTTTTGTATATTTTATACCAACCAAAACCCATACCTATAGCAATGTTTATAAGGGTGACACCCGCTACCATCACCAACGACCCTCCCGCACTAAGCACCAGGTAATCGCCCACAATGTTGATGGCTACCATAATACCTATTTTAAGCGTATTGATTTGAGGACGATTGAGGCTGTCAAGAGCAATGC
This window of the Microscilla marina ATCC 23134 genome carries:
- a CDS encoding acyltransferase family protein, whose amino-acid sequence is MPNKKITFIDFAKGFSIFTIVMMHYFQRVPLPGWLAKAVPLGGTGIHVFILLSGFGLALGQYRGWQHFLRRRATKILLPYYFFVTLLFIINFFVTVHPKMDWYAYLGTLFFVQLVDLEIFYVFGIQFWFISTILQLYLLFPLLRNVLEKLGNVRFLIICLGISLVYFGILYLSPQPEHKLWSRFFPMYLWEFALGMVLARRFQTNQFEFWRLPAGRWVIGFMAGFGTMALLTFSLGGLGIIINDIPAMVGYLSITVLLYQACQTFAPFVEQMMLFIGKYSYPLYLVHIAVLQLFLYIQPPTPQVFFSIAGLFIYLLLAVGLSLIYDKAYQWVYHRLSVRQAMPATKN